The Amycolatopsis jiangsuensis nucleotide sequence GAGGACCTCGAAGCCGAACTCGCGGGCGGCGGCCAGTGCCACGGCGACCACACGGTCCTTGAACGAGTGGGTGGGGTTGCCGGTGTCGTCCTTGACCCACACGCGCTTCAGCCCGAGTGCTTTGGCGAGCCGGTCGGCGCGCACCAGCCGGGTGCCGCCCGGTTCGGTGTTCGGGGTCTCCTCGACGGTCGAGGGGACGGGAAGGAGTTTCTTGTAACGCCAGATGTTCTTGGGGCCGGACTCGATGTCCTCGCGGCGCACACGGCCGAAGTCGTAGGCGACCTCGAGCGGCGAGAAGTCCTCGGCGGACACGAACTCCGGGGCGAGCGGCTGCCGGTGTCCCTCTTCCTTCGACACCAGCTCGACGGCGGGGCCGAGGTCGAGCTTGGTGGAGGTGGAGGTCGTGCCGAGGGATGCGGTCATCGCGAGGTTCCTTTCCTCATCTGTCCCGCTGTGGCGGGCCGGAATTGGCACCGTGGTCGTCAGCTACCCCGCGATCGCGGGATGACGGGCTGTACGCCGGTTGCCGGGGCTTCGTCGGGCCGTTCCCTCTGCCCCTCTGGATGAGCGGTATTCGGTTGTGGGCGCGCCGCGGTGGGCGCTGCCTGGGCTACACCGTACGACACACCGATCGCCTCGTGCCACGGAGGCGGGCCAGATCACCGGAGCGGGCGCACCGGTGGCCGGGTGAGAAGATGTCCGGGTGACCACCGCACCCGCGCCGCTGCACCTCGTCACCGGCGAGGAAGAACTGCTCATCGAACGGGCCGTGCGTGCCGCACTGGACGCGGCACGGGCCGCGGACTCGACGGCCGACCTGACCCGGATGCGCGTGTCCGAACTCACACCGCCGGAGCTGGCCGAGATGGTGAGCCCTTCGCTTTTCGCTGAGGGCCGGGTGATCGTACTGGAGTCGGCGCAGGACATCTCGCAGGACCTGTCCGATGCCGTGCTCGGCTATCTGAAGGCGCCGGCCGAAGGCGTGGTGCTCGTGGTCGTGCACAGCGGCGGCGGGCGCAGCAAGGCGGCGAAGGCGCTGCCCGCCGCGCTGAAAAAGGCGGGCGCGGAGATCACCGAATGCGCCAAGCTCACCAAGCCTGCCGAGCGGGAATCGTTCGTGCGTAACGAGGTTCGCCGCGCGGGCGGCAAGATCGACGCGGCCGGGGTGCAGGCCTTGCTCGATTCCGTGGGGTCCGACCTGCGCGAACTGTCCTCGGCGGCGACCCAGCTGGTCGCCGACACCGGCGGCGCGATCGACGAGCAGGCCGTACGCCGCTACCACACCGGGCGGGCGGACGTGACCGGGTTCGCGGTCGCGGAGAAAGCCGTGGGTGGCGACCGTGCGGCTGCTCTGGAGTCGCTGCGCTGGGCGATGCAGCTGGGAGTCCCACACGTCCTGGTCGCCGACGCGCTGGCTGACGCGGTCCGCACCATCGCCCGCGTCTCGGCGGCGGGCCGCGGCAACCCGAACCAGATGGCCGGCGAGCTCGGCATGCCGCCGTGGAAGATCCGCAAGGCGCAAGGCCAGTCCCGAGGCTGGGGCCAAGACGGCCTTGCCGCCGCGATGCGCGTGGTGGCAAGGCTGAACGCCGAGGTGAAAGGCGCGGCCGCCGACGCGGACTACGCCCTGGAACGAGCGGTGGTCGAGGTAGTGACCGCGAAAGGCGAACGCTGAACCTGCGGTACACCGGCGAGACGCGCAGCCGGCACCGCCACGCGCCCCGACGACGCAGCTGGGCGCCGTAAATCCGGCGCCGGCCGACGATGCGCCCGGAGTGAAGTGCTCGGCAAGGCCTCCGCGAGGAACGGGCAGTCGCGGGCGCCAGAAGCCGTGGTCCGGCGGAGCCGAGGTACCGATGCTGGAGCCGGGGTCCGCGCGGTGTCTGGCTGGCTGCCGAGCTTGTCTTCGGGCGCCGGACTGAGGAATCCGTGAGGTTCTGGCTGGTGGCGTGCCTGTGTTACGGGTGTTGGTGTGAGGGACCCGCTCGGTGTCTGGTCGGGTGGCGTGCCTGTGCTGGGGTGGTGAAGCGGGGAACCCACTCGGTGTCTGGTTGGGTGCCGAGGCTCTCCCGGGGTGCTGCGGCGAACGGCGGACGAGGTGTCAGCCGGTTGCCGGGTTCGGCCCCCGGACGTTGCGTCCGGAATCCGAGGCGCCGACCCAGAGTGGGAGTTGTGGCACCGGCCCTGAGGCACCGAGCCAGGGGGCTCGCGGCACCGGTTCCGAGGCATCGTGCCCGGGTGGGACTTGTGGCGCCGGACCTGGGGCATTGTGCTCGGGTGGGACTTGCGGCACTGGATGCGAGGCATCGAGTCCGAGCGGAGGTCGCGGTACCCGGCCCGGCCTGACAGCGAGCCTGAACGAACCTGCGGCGCAGAACCCAAGAAGCAGGACCCGAGACACCAGCCCCGCAGAAGTCGGGCCTGGCGACACCGCCTCGGGGATGTCGCGCTCGGAGACACCGGCCCTGGAGATTGACGGATCGGAAACGTCGGCCCCGGAGACGCGTGGCCTCTTGCCCGAGGAGCGTGCGAAACGTCGGATTCTG carries:
- the holA gene encoding DNA polymerase III subunit delta, coding for MTTAPAPLHLVTGEEELLIERAVRAALDAARAADSTADLTRMRVSELTPPELAEMVSPSLFAEGRVIVLESAQDISQDLSDAVLGYLKAPAEGVVLVVVHSGGGRSKAAKALPAALKKAGAEITECAKLTKPAERESFVRNEVRRAGGKIDAAGVQALLDSVGSDLRELSSAATQLVADTGGAIDEQAVRRYHTGRADVTGFAVAEKAVGGDRAAALESLRWAMQLGVPHVLVADALADAVRTIARVSAAGRGNPNQMAGELGMPPWKIRKAQGQSRGWGQDGLAAAMRVVARLNAEVKGAAADADYALERAVVEVVTAKGER